Proteins encoded by one window of Rhinoderma darwinii isolate aRhiDar2 unplaced genomic scaffold, aRhiDar2.hap1 Scaffold_703, whole genome shotgun sequence:
- the LOC142728964 gene encoding uncharacterized protein LOC142728964, protein MLSINYKVEDEEIMQQSSGENLITLNVQPGLQSTDLLHNSTNHEESSPDQPQIVATSTGQRVGKRFQCCKPFTKCSRHFTNRRINAGGKLYSCSECGKIFTDKSHLVLHGRSHTGEKPYSCPLCEKCFSQISDLVIHERIHTGEKPYSCSECGKCFTQKSSLAKHVRIHTGEKPYSCSECGKCFKDSSSLVRHGRIHTGEKPHSCSECGKCFATKDKLRDHQRTHTGEKPYSCSECGKCYTDKSSLVIHERIHTGEKPYSCSECRKCFIDKSRLVKHERSHMGKSHVHVQNVGNVLIV, encoded by the coding sequence atgttatcgattaattataaagtagaagatgaagagatcatgcagcagtcttcaggagaaaacctcattacccttaatgtacaGCCAGGACTTCAAAGTACAGATCTGTTACATAATTCCACTAATCATGAGGAATCTTCTCCTGACCAACCACAGATAGTTGCAACAAGTACAGGTCAAAGAGtgggtaaaaggtttcaatgttGTAAACCGTTCACAAAATGTTCTCGTCATTTTACAAACAGAAGAATTAACGCGGGAGGTAagctgtattcatgttcagaatgtgggaaaatttttacagataaatcacatcttgttttacatgggagaagtcacacaggagagaagccgtattcatgtccactatgtgagaaatgtttttcacaaatatcagatcttgttatacatgagagaattcacacaggggagaagccatactcatgttcagaatgtgggaaatgttttacacaaaaatcaagtcTTGCTAAACAtgtgagaattcacacaggagagaagccatattcatgttcagaatgtgggaaatgttttaaagatagttcaagtcttgttagacatggaagaattcacacaggagagaagccacattcatgttcagaatgtggaaaatgttttgctactaaagacaaacttagggatcatcagagaactcacacaggagagaagccttattcatgttcagaatgtgggaaatgttatacagataaatcaagtcttgttattcatgagagaattcacacaggagagaaaccgtattcatgttcagaatgcaggaaatgttttatagataaatcacgtcttgttaaacatgagagaagtcacatggGGAAAAGCCatgttcatgttcagaatgtgggaaatgttttaatagTATAG